Proteins from one Leptonema illini DSM 21528 genomic window:
- a CDS encoding restriction endonuclease: MKPGTEYEILTKDIFKEILSQDSVENLRVEHDIIIPGKTTSHQIDVFWEFKIAGVTYQTIVQAKHWNSRVDQGELLKFKSVLDDIPGQPRGIFVTQKGYQSGSVDYANAHGILLYELREPSRHEIGTRVKSVEIQINGFFPMTKVIGVLTDSHWFKKEIEQRNISPEELDKIQIDGDTDEISLLDSNLNTYSNLYDLINSGLETGFYELPPTEKEVFVDRDTFIKTNSDRLPFLKIRGTRAEYSVSRSSEVHKFERDDFPEYVLKNLHDDTSHLFSKQRKIIE, from the coding sequence ATGAAACCCGGCACAGAATATGAAATTCTAACCAAGGATATTTTCAAGGAGATCCTATCTCAGGATTCTGTCGAAAACCTCAGAGTCGAGCATGACATTATAATTCCTGGAAAAACTACTTCTCACCAAATTGATGTTTTCTGGGAATTCAAGATTGCTGGTGTTACTTATCAAACAATAGTACAGGCAAAACACTGGAATTCTCGCGTTGATCAAGGAGAATTACTAAAATTTAAATCCGTCTTAGATGATATCCCAGGACAACCACGCGGAATCTTTGTAACACAGAAAGGATATCAATCCGGTTCTGTTGATTACGCTAATGCCCATGGAATTTTGCTGTATGAATTAAGAGAACCATCAAGGCATGAAATTGGCACAAGGGTAAAAAGTGTTGAGATTCAAATCAATGGCTTTTTCCCCATGACAAAAGTAATTGGAGTCTTAACGGACAGCCATTGGTTTAAAAAAGAAATAGAGCAGAGAAATATATCGCCTGAAGAATTAGACAAAATACAAATTGATGGGGATACCGATGAAATCTCCCTCCTCGACTCTAACCTCAATACCTATTCAAATTTGTATGATCTAATCAATAGCGGATTGGAGACAGGATTTTATGAATTGCCACCAACGGAAAAAGAAGTTTTCGTTGATCGAGATACATTTATAAAAACTAATTCTGATAGATTACCATTTCTTAAAATAAGGGGAACAAGGGCTGAATACTCTGTATCTCGTTCATCAGAAGTTCACAAATTTGAACGGGATGATTTTCCAGAATACGTATTAAAAAATCTCCACGATGACACGAGCCATCTGTTTTCAAAACAAAGAAAGATCATTGAATGA
- a CDS encoding methylmalonyl-CoA mutase family protein — protein MQLETQKTAHSAGTTERLRILTAASLFDGHDAAIHLIRRLLQDQGAEIIHIGHNRGAEEIVDAAIEEGVHAIALTSYQGGHNEFFRYMYDLLRQKDAGHIRIFGGGGGTILPSEIAELQNYGIERIYHPDDGRSLGLVGMAVDVVERCAKERPGMQPGDIEAARRKDAAALSRVLTTIEKLSSGHAGDAANEAQSATRHAASTGAAASAALKADSPEAIALAEFLRSGDPSSLPAGSNRPPVLGITGPGGSGKSSLTDELVRRFLNDFADIRIAILSIDPTRKKTGGALLGDRIRMNSIADSRVFMRSLATGGEHDGLSSLASDFLRCYRAAGFDLILLETAGIGQADSAVSEIADMTLYVMTPEYGASTQLEKIGMLDYADLIALNKSDRRGAEDALQAVRKQYQRNRQLFHEPLERMPVYGTTASRFSDPGTDRLFEALVTLTGSLAEKRTRSDRASILQTGALIPQRRVHYLQEIVDDAERYRKETAELSALAGQLQSIEKTIGLIKEEARSDGGTELISALEQRAEALRERIPSDVLEIIRSFPEKVAAYRAPESVYKVRDREIRVPNYTTSLSGLQIPKIAVPRFADSGEIVRWSRSENFPGEFPFTAGIYPFKRSEEDPIRMFAGEGGPERTNRRFHYLSQGMPAVRLSTAFDSVTLYGEDPDRRPDIFGKVGNSGVSVCSLDDAKRLYSGFRLCDPRTSVSMTINGPAPMILAFYFNAAVDQECEIYLRENGMLEEANRKIDEIYRAMNQKRPVYHGDLPPGHDGLGLALLGITGDRLLERDVYEKIKANTLGHLRGTVQADILKEDQAQNTCIFSIEFALRMMGDIQEFFSKNRIRNFYSVSVSGYHIAEAGANPISQLAFTLSNGFTYLEYYLSRGLHIDEVAPNLSFFFSNGMDPEYSVIGRVARRIWAMAIKHRYGGNERSQMLKYHIQTSGRSLHAQEISFNDIRTTLQALYAIYDNCNSLHTNAYDEAITTPTEESVRRAVAIQLVINRELGLAKNENPLQGSFIIEELTDLVEEAVFAEFLRLSDRGGVLGAMETMYQRNRIQEESMHYETLKNSGQLPLIGVNTFLDPSGSPTVLPPEIVRSTDDEKLRQIEQRDACQARFADETTAALERLQRTAMAGENVFTALLETAKTATLGQMTHTLYRAGGEYRRSM, from the coding sequence ATGCAATTAGAAACACAGAAAACCGCCCATTCAGCGGGCACGACCGAGCGCCTGCGCATTCTGACCGCAGCGTCGCTTTTTGACGGCCATGATGCGGCCATCCATCTGATCCGGCGACTGCTTCAGGATCAGGGCGCAGAAATCATCCATATCGGACACAACCGCGGAGCTGAAGAGATCGTCGACGCGGCCATCGAAGAAGGCGTGCATGCCATCGCCCTCACCTCCTATCAGGGCGGCCATAACGAGTTCTTCCGCTACATGTATGATCTTCTACGGCAGAAAGATGCCGGCCATATTCGCATCTTCGGAGGCGGCGGCGGAACGATCCTGCCCTCTGAGATCGCAGAGCTGCAGAACTACGGCATCGAACGCATCTATCATCCCGATGACGGCCGATCGCTCGGTCTTGTGGGCATGGCCGTCGACGTCGTCGAGCGCTGCGCGAAAGAGCGTCCGGGCATGCAGCCGGGCGATATCGAAGCGGCCAGACGCAAAGATGCGGCTGCCCTTTCGCGAGTGTTAACGACGATCGAGAAGCTGTCGTCCGGCCATGCAGGAGATGCGGCTAACGAAGCACAATCAGCGACCCGCCACGCTGCGTCGACCGGGGCGGCCGCCTCGGCTGCGTTGAAGGCGGATTCGCCCGAGGCCATAGCGTTAGCCGAATTCCTGAGAAGCGGCGATCCTTCCAGTCTGCCCGCCGGTTCGAACCGGCCACCCGTTCTTGGCATCACGGGGCCTGGCGGATCGGGCAAATCTTCGTTAACCGACGAGCTGGTGCGGCGCTTTCTTAACGACTTCGCCGACATCCGCATCGCCATTCTTTCGATTGATCCGACGCGCAAGAAGACGGGCGGTGCGCTGCTTGGCGACCGTATTCGCATGAATTCGATCGCCGACAGCCGTGTTTTCATGCGCTCTCTGGCGACGGGCGGGGAGCATGATGGGTTATCCTCCCTCGCCTCGGATTTTCTGCGCTGCTACAGGGCGGCCGGCTTCGATCTGATCCTGCTTGAGACGGCGGGCATCGGCCAGGCCGACTCTGCGGTGTCAGAGATCGCCGATATGACGTTATACGTGATGACGCCCGAATACGGGGCCTCGACGCAGCTTGAGAAGATCGGTATGCTTGACTACGCCGATCTGATCGCCCTGAACAAGTCGGATCGCCGCGGCGCCGAAGACGCCCTGCAGGCCGTGCGCAAGCAATACCAGCGCAACCGACAGCTGTTTCACGAGCCTCTGGAACGCATGCCCGTCTATGGCACGACGGCCTCTCGTTTCAGCGATCCGGGTACGGACCGCCTTTTCGAGGCGCTTGTGACGCTGACCGGCAGCCTTGCAGAAAAGCGCACGAGAAGCGATCGAGCAAGCATCTTACAGACGGGCGCCCTGATTCCACAACGCAGAGTGCATTATTTACAAGAGATCGTCGACGATGCCGAGCGCTATCGCAAAGAGACGGCAGAGTTAAGCGCCCTTGCCGGCCAGCTGCAATCGATCGAAAAAACGATCGGTCTTATTAAAGAGGAAGCCCGCAGCGATGGCGGAACCGAGCTCATCAGCGCCCTTGAGCAAAGGGCCGAGGCGCTTCGCGAGCGTATTCCCTCCGACGTTCTTGAAATCATTCGAAGCTTTCCCGAGAAGGTGGCCGCCTATCGAGCGCCGGAGTCGGTGTATAAGGTCAGGGATCGCGAGATTCGCGTGCCGAATTATACGACGTCGTTATCAGGACTGCAGATTCCGAAGATCGCCGTGCCGCGTTTCGCCGATTCAGGGGAGATCGTGCGCTGGTCGCGCAGCGAGAACTTTCCGGGAGAGTTTCCGTTTACGGCCGGCATCTATCCGTTCAAGAGATCTGAAGAGGATCCGATTCGCATGTTTGCGGGTGAAGGCGGGCCGGAACGCACCAACCGACGTTTTCACTATCTTTCGCAGGGCATGCCGGCCGTGCGTCTGTCGACGGCCTTTGATTCCGTTACGCTGTACGGCGAAGATCCCGATCGACGCCCCGATATCTTCGGCAAGGTGGGTAATTCGGGCGTTTCGGTCTGTTCGTTAGACGACGCCAAGCGTCTGTATTCGGGCTTCCGGCTCTGTGATCCGCGGACGTCGGTGTCGATGACGATTAACGGTCCGGCGCCGATGATCCTGGCCTTTTATTTCAATGCCGCCGTCGATCAGGAATGCGAGATATACTTACGCGAAAACGGCATGCTTGAAGAGGCGAATCGCAAGATCGATGAGATCTATCGGGCGATGAATCAGAAGCGCCCCGTATATCACGGCGATCTGCCGCCCGGTCATGACGGCCTCGGCCTTGCCCTTCTTGGCATCACAGGCGACCGGTTGCTTGAGCGCGACGTTTACGAGAAGATTAAAGCGAACACGCTCGGCCATCTTCGCGGAACGGTGCAGGCCGATATTCTTAAAGAAGATCAGGCGCAGAATACGTGCATCTTCTCGATCGAGTTCGCTCTGCGTATGATGGGCGATATACAGGAGTTCTTCTCGAAGAATCGCATCCGCAATTTCTATTCGGTTTCGGTGTCGGGATACCATATCGCCGAGGCCGGAGCGAATCCGATCAGCCAGCTTGCCTTCACGCTGTCGAACGGCTTCACGTATCTCGAATACTATCTTTCGCGCGGACTGCATATCGACGAGGTCGCTCCGAATCTGTCGTTCTTCTTTTCAAACGGCATGGATCCGGAATACTCGGTGATCGGTCGCGTCGCACGGCGCATCTGGGCGATGGCGATAAAGCATCGCTACGGCGGCAACGAACGCAGTCAGATGCTCAAGTATCATATTCAAACGTCGGGCCGATCGCTGCATGCGCAGGAGATCAGCTTCAACGACATCCGCACGACGCTGCAGGCGTTATACGCCATCTATGATAACTGTAATTCGCTGCATACAAACGCCTACGACGAGGCGATTACGACTCCGACAGAGGAGTCGGTGCGCCGCGCCGTCGCCATCCAGCTTGTCATCAACCGCGAGCTGGGGCTTGCGAAGAACGAGAATCCGCTTCAGGGCAGCTTTATCATCGAAGAGCTGACCGATTTAGTCGAAGAGGCCGTCTTCGCCGAATTCCTGCGCCTGTCGGATCGCGGCGGCGTGCTTGGCGCCATGGAGACGATGTATCAGCGCAATCGCATCCAGGAAGAATCGATGCATTACGAGACGCTCAAGAACAGCGGCCAGCTTCCGCTGATCGGCGTGAATACGTTTCTTGATCCGTCGGGTTCGCCGACTGTGCTGCCGCCCGAGATCGTGCGATCGACCGACGACGAAAAGCTGCGACAGATCGAGCAGCGCGACGCCTGTCAGGCACGCTTCGCCGACGAAACGACGGCTGCCCTCGAACGCCTGCAGCGCACGGCGATGGCCGGCGAGAACGTCTTCACCGCTCTTCTCGAAACGGCAAAGACGGCGACGCTGGGCCAGATGACGCATACGCTTTACAGGGCCGGCGGAGAATACCGAAGAAGCATGTAA
- a CDS encoding slipin family protein, with amino-acid sequence MGLYPIILIVAATVLFFSQAIRVLKEYERGVVFRLGRFSNVKGPGLIILIPFIDKMEKVSLRTVAMDVPPQDIITKDNVTTKVNAVVYFRVMDAQRAVIEVEDVLYATSQLAQTTLRSILGESELDEILSEREKINEHLQTVLDRQTDAWGIKVSLVELKHIDLPQEMQRAMARQAEAERERRAKIISAEGEFQASQKLSDAAAVIEQHPVAIQLRYMQTLVEISADKNSTIVFPLPVEMLSGIIDSLGKKK; translated from the coding sequence ATGGGTCTCTATCCGATAATACTGATCGTCGCGGCGACTGTGCTGTTTTTCTCGCAGGCCATCCGCGTTCTTAAAGAATACGAGCGAGGTGTGGTCTTTCGTCTCGGTCGCTTCTCAAACGTCAAGGGTCCCGGTCTGATCATCCTGATTCCCTTCATCGATAAGATGGAGAAGGTCAGTCTGCGCACCGTGGCCATGGACGTTCCTCCGCAAGATATCATCACGAAGGATAACGTTACGACGAAGGTGAACGCCGTCGTATACTTTCGAGTGATGGACGCACAGCGCGCCGTCATCGAGGTGGAGGACGTTCTCTATGCCACATCGCAGCTCGCCCAGACGACGCTGCGTTCGATTCTGGGCGAGTCGGAGCTCGACGAGATCCTATCTGAACGAGAAAAGATCAACGAGCATCTGCAGACCGTTCTCGACCGGCAGACCGACGCCTGGGGCATCAAGGTCTCTCTCGTCGAACTCAAGCATATCGACCTGCCGCAAGAGATGCAACGAGCCATGGCCCGTCAGGCCGAAGCGGAGCGCGAACGCCGTGCAAAGATCATCTCGGCCGAAGGCGAATTCCAAGCATCGCAGAAGCTTTCTGACGCTGCCGCCGTCATCGAGCAGCATCCTGTCGCCATCCAGCTGCGTTATATGCAGACGCTGGTCGAGATCTCGGCCGACAAAAACTCCACGATCGTCTTTCCCCTGCCCGTCGAGATGCTGAGCGGCATCATCGACAGCCTCGGCAAAAAGAAGTAA
- a CDS encoding NfeD family protein, with the protein MNRFLIARLSFAPLSPARLLLAALLLALLPVGTMAEQPAAEKYLYRVSIKGAITPATMGTLRRAVEKANEKATELRVAGNNDPSAVALLVTLDTPGGLMASMDEMIRDIINSKVPVITYVSPPGASCGSAGVYILMASHVAAMAPATNIGSATPVQMSPGGQEKPAPGEKTDRIPEEAGADDALNMKRKLLHHAIAQIRGLAEFHGRNASFAESTITRAENVTSTEALRLRAIDVLAISETELLQQIEGRTVRMTDGTITLSLKEATVVDVEDDFRDRLLLLIADPNLAYILMMIGIVGIMAEIQYPGSIFPGVIGSICLILGLYAMQTLPVNWAGFGLILLGFLFFILEVKIISYGMLSIAGAISILLGSILMAKSGDDVASVSLMTALTTSGLAMLVSLFLVYKAAQAMRRTPVSGEEALFQETGKVIHEVRENDGRIFIHGEYWNARSEDGSVIAVGSTIRPVRRDGMLLFVKVITEEKNG; encoded by the coding sequence ATGAATCGCTTCCTGATCGCCCGATTGTCGTTCGCACCGTTATCGCCTGCCCGGTTGCTTCTCGCCGCCCTGCTTCTTGCTCTTTTGCCCGTCGGCACCATGGCCGAGCAGCCCGCCGCCGAGAAGTATCTGTATCGCGTCTCGATTAAAGGGGCGATTACGCCGGCGACGATGGGCACGTTGCGCCGGGCCGTCGAAAAGGCGAATGAAAAGGCGACGGAGCTGCGCGTTGCCGGCAACAACGATCCATCGGCCGTCGCCCTGCTTGTGACGCTTGATACGCCGGGCGGGCTGATGGCGTCGATGGATGAGATGATCCGCGATATCATCAACTCAAAGGTTCCCGTCATCACGTATGTGTCGCCTCCTGGCGCCTCATGCGGATCGGCCGGCGTCTATATTCTCATGGCCTCGCACGTAGCGGCGATGGCACCGGCGACGAATATCGGCTCGGCGACGCCCGTGCAGATGTCGCCCGGCGGACAGGAAAAGCCCGCTCCTGGCGAGAAGACGGATCGCATTCCCGAAGAGGCCGGCGCCGACGATGCATTAAACATGAAGCGCAAGCTGCTTCATCATGCCATAGCGCAGATCCGCGGGCTTGCGGAGTTTCACGGACGCAACGCCTCGTTTGCAGAAAGCACCATCACACGAGCCGAGAACGTCACATCGACCGAGGCCTTGCGCCTGCGCGCCATCGACGTGCTTGCCATCAGCGAGACGGAGCTTCTACAGCAGATCGAAGGACGCACGGTACGCATGACGGACGGAACGATCACGCTCTCGCTGAAAGAGGCGACGGTCGTCGATGTTGAAGACGACTTTCGCGACCGACTGCTTCTTTTGATCGCTGATCCGAACCTTGCCTATATTCTGATGATGATCGGCATCGTCGGCATTATGGCCGAGATTCAGTATCCCGGTTCGATCTTTCCAGGCGTCATCGGATCGATCTGCCTGATCCTCGGCCTCTATGCAATGCAGACGCTGCCCGTTAACTGGGCCGGCTTTGGATTGATACTGCTTGGATTCCTTTTCTTCATACTGGAAGTAAAGATCATCAGTTATGGCATGCTGAGTATAGCCGGCGCCATCAGCATCCTTCTTGGCTCGATTCTTATGGCGAAATCGGGCGACGATGTGGCCAGCGTTTCGCTCATGACGGCGCTTACGACATCGGGCCTGGCCATGCTCGTATCGCTCTTTCTCGTATATAAAGCGGCGCAGGCGATGCGACGCACGCCCGTCAGCGGCGAAGAGGCGCTGTTTCAAGAAACGGGCAAGGTCATACACGAGGTGCGCGAAAACGATGGACGGATCTTTATTCATGGCGAATACTGGAATGCACGCTCCGAAGACGGAAGCGTCATCGCCGTCGGATCAACCATCCGACCCGTGCGCCGCGACGGCATGCTTCTTTTCGTGAAGGTCATCACCGAAGAGAAGAACGGTTAA
- a CDS encoding HNH endonuclease, which produces MNKCLYCDATEPTVTFTSQEHVFPAGLGGIFQLPVGTVCDKCNTEIFSPLELDFMRNSFIGLPRQFYGPGKRGSLNPNDATSSLVHLMAFTDDSDEKSLGVMQTGIPFQIPQFRFLGPDTVAVVLDPRHGNVDTQLADFSKAMRGFTDSSKYVHLTDELLQEDEIYFGFWENKYYLCARERSSVSVVLEYLDLLRKGELVETTGREHKKAQVQSRQQFGFNIKAFERVSAKIAFNALCYLNSPEFCRQQQFNGIRQFIASGGENSFVSLLDASHAPLNTHINVAFPLHSHRVFIFPANDQGHLALLNFYGSFNLVIRLATDPAPRGSFVGVICDWRNRKDYNLSDYMRSL; this is translated from the coding sequence ATGAACAAATGTTTATATTGTGATGCGACCGAACCCACCGTTACCTTTACTTCCCAAGAGCATGTTTTCCCGGCAGGTCTAGGGGGTATATTTCAGCTGCCCGTTGGCACAGTCTGTGACAAATGCAATACGGAAATTTTCTCACCACTCGAGCTCGATTTCATGCGAAATTCCTTCATCGGTCTACCACGACAGTTTTACGGTCCAGGTAAGCGAGGTTCACTCAATCCGAATGATGCAACATCCTCATTGGTTCACTTAATGGCCTTCACTGATGATTCCGATGAAAAATCTCTCGGGGTTATGCAGACTGGAATCCCTTTTCAGATCCCGCAATTTCGCTTTCTGGGACCGGACACTGTAGCAGTTGTCCTTGATCCACGGCATGGAAATGTAGACACCCAATTGGCAGATTTCTCGAAAGCTATGCGTGGTTTTACAGATAGTAGTAAGTATGTACACCTAACAGATGAACTCCTCCAAGAAGACGAAATCTACTTTGGTTTTTGGGAGAACAAATACTATCTCTGTGCGCGGGAACGCAGTTCAGTCTCCGTGGTGCTCGAATACTTGGACCTACTCCGGAAAGGAGAGCTGGTTGAAACCACTGGACGTGAACACAAGAAAGCTCAAGTACAAAGCCGACAGCAATTCGGATTCAATATCAAAGCATTTGAAAGAGTCTCTGCCAAAATCGCCTTTAATGCCCTCTGCTATCTGAATTCCCCAGAATTTTGTCGCCAACAGCAATTCAACGGTATTCGCCAATTCATTGCATCCGGGGGAGAGAACAGTTTCGTCTCGCTGCTCGACGCAAGCCATGCACCATTAAATACACACATCAATGTTGCATTTCCATTACACTCGCACCGAGTCTTTATCTTCCCTGCAAATGACCAAGGACATCTCGCTCTGCTGAATTTCTATGGCTCTTTCAACCTCGTAATTAGATTGGCCACAGATCCAGCACCAAGAGGTTCTTTTGTTGGGGTTATTTGCGACTGGCGCAATCGGAAGGATTACAACCTTAGCGACTATATGAGGTCCCTGTGA
- a CDS encoding methyl-accepting chemotaxis protein, which yields MLDVLCVMLNRTSALLRARRKKIPRDKEQKKVETELSGVENRMDAGTTLITKTDLNGRITYANDRFAHISESTVHDLLGKPHSIIRHPAMPRSAFYDLWQTIQAGNPWRGIVVNRALSGNHYWVDANVAPRRENGEVVGYISVRRKPDEETRQKAERLYSAILSGKEELPPSNRHRLSISGRLFLFAAAVALFCPLTVGIARFHFLTGLLCSLLCGGVAIAAALHLKRIIVEPILHTAKLGNRMATGDLTVQLKHDRNDEIGEIQKAMLNLMINTAGIIGQIGEASERLEANSAETRKSAANLKEGSGHISMDAVEIASGAEEMNRSLQFLASSVEELSISMHEVASQASGANTLVKDSRSEIDRATEAVTSLSASAKHAGEVVDTIQSIAAQTNLLALNATIEAAAAGEAGKGFAVVAGEVKALSQQAGKAAETVRDRMKEIQKKVQETLSIVTEVRKGSLSLQEISTGIAGAAEEQSVTVKEVAKSISEAATASSDVARRISSISQTTQNGLKDAMSLEEAATSTDEAAKVLRQTVASFRV from the coding sequence ATGTTAGACGTCTTATGCGTTATGCTGAATCGGACGTCTGCGTTACTTCGCGCTCGTAGAAAGAAGATCCCCCGGGACAAAGAACAGAAGAAAGTTGAGACAGAATTGAGCGGTGTTGAGAACCGCATGGATGCGGGCACGACACTGATCACGAAAACCGATCTGAACGGGCGTATAACGTATGCAAACGACAGATTCGCCCATATTTCGGAGTCGACGGTTCACGATCTTCTCGGCAAGCCGCACAGCATCATACGACATCCGGCTATGCCGCGAAGCGCCTTCTACGATCTATGGCAGACGATTCAGGCGGGCAATCCCTGGAGAGGGATCGTAGTTAACAGAGCTCTATCGGGCAACCATTACTGGGTCGATGCGAACGTCGCCCCTCGCAGAGAAAACGGCGAGGTCGTCGGTTATATCTCGGTGCGAAGAAAGCCCGACGAAGAGACGCGACAGAAGGCCGAACGACTTTACTCGGCGATCCTTTCGGGTAAAGAGGAGCTGCCTCCTTCTAACCGACACAGGCTTTCTATTTCTGGAAGACTGTTCCTTTTTGCGGCCGCCGTTGCGCTTTTCTGTCCGCTGACTGTGGGGATCGCCAGGTTCCACTTTCTGACCGGCCTGTTGTGTTCGCTCCTCTGCGGCGGGGTCGCCATTGCAGCGGCCCTGCATCTGAAACGCATCATTGTCGAGCCCATCTTACACACGGCAAAGCTCGGGAACCGAATGGCTACGGGCGATCTGACCGTTCAGCTCAAGCACGATCGCAACGACGAGATCGGAGAAATCCAGAAGGCCATGCTGAACCTCATGATCAACACGGCCGGCATCATCGGCCAGATCGGCGAGGCCAGCGAACGGCTTGAAGCCAATTCCGCCGAAACAAGAAAGAGCGCGGCCAATCTGAAAGAAGGCAGCGGACACATCTCCATGGATGCAGTTGAGATCGCCTCAGGAGCCGAAGAGATGAATCGTTCGCTGCAATTCCTTGCCTCTTCGGTCGAAGAGCTGAGCATCTCCATGCATGAAGTCGCATCACAGGCCTCGGGTGCGAATACGCTCGTTAAGGATTCCCGATCAGAGATCGACCGCGCAACCGAGGCCGTTACCTCTCTTTCGGCCTCGGCCAAACATGCCGGAGAGGTCGTCGACACGATTCAGTCTATCGCGGCGCAGACGAATCTGCTCGCTCTCAATGCTACGATTGAGGCTGCGGCCGCCGGTGAGGCCGGCAAGGGATTTGCCGTCGTCGCCGGCGAAGTAAAGGCCCTTTCGCAGCAGGCAGGCAAGGCGGCAGAAACGGTTCGCGACCGCATGAAAGAGATCCAGAAAAAGGTACAGGAAACGCTGTCCATCGTCACCGAGGTGCGTAAAGGATCGTTAAGCCTGCAGGAGATCAGCACCGGCATCGCCGGAGCGGCCGAAGAGCAATCCGTTACCGTGAAAGAAGTGGCTAAATCCATCTCTGAGGCTGCGACCGCCTCATCAGACGTAGCCCGCCGTATCAGCTCGATCAGCCAGACGACGCAGAACGGATTAAAAGATGCTATGTCGTTGGAAGAAGCGGCGACATCGACCGACGAAGCGGCAAAGGTTCTGAGGCAGACGGTCGCCAGCTTTCGCGTTTGA
- a CDS encoding MBL fold metallo-hydrolase, whose product MKVKFWGVRGSIPSPVRGFAIREKMKRILTLASPSDILDESSVERFLRSLPFSLTQTYGGNTTCLEIRSKSNDLMIIDAGTGLRDLGNRMMADEFGDGKGECHFLFTHSHWDHIQGFPFFVPAYIEGNTFHIHAVSDHFENRMRYQHDFEHFPVAFEGLQAKKIFHQHQPDETWQLHGINISTHSMRHPGGSWSYRLEEDGKVLIFGSDAEFRADEMENLEASLDYFRGADILIFDTQYTFEEQLQKIDWGHSSASIATDIAMKAGVKKLVLFHHDPSYTDEKLDEVYMRAIRYKEMMDIEGESNLEIHIAYEGLELMV is encoded by the coding sequence ATGAAGGTGAAATTCTGGGGAGTGCGCGGTTCCATTCCTTCGCCGGTTCGCGGCTTTGCGATTCGCGAGAAGATGAAGCGCATCCTCACCCTGGCCTCGCCTTCTGATATTCTCGACGAAAGTTCGGTAGAACGCTTCTTGCGCTCGTTGCCGTTCTCACTCACACAGACCTACGGCGGCAATACGACCTGCCTCGAGATACGTTCGAAATCCAACGATCTGATGATTATCGATGCAGGCACGGGGCTTCGCGATCTCGGCAATCGCATGATGGCCGACGAGTTCGGCGACGGCAAAGGAGAATGCCATTTTCTCTTCACACATTCGCACTGGGATCATATCCAGGGATTTCCGTTTTTCGTACCCGCCTACATCGAAGGCAATACCTTTCATATTCACGCCGTCTCGGATCATTTCGAGAACCGCATGCGTTATCAGCATGACTTCGAGCATTTTCCTGTCGCCTTCGAAGGCCTTCAGGCGAAGAAGATCTTTCATCAACATCAGCCCGACGAGACGTGGCAGCTGCACGGTATCAATATCAGCACGCATAGCATGCGGCATCCGGGCGGATCGTGGTCCTATCGCCTTGAAGAAGACGGTAAGGTTCTGATCTTCGGGTCGGATGCGGAGTTTCGAGCCGATGAGATGGAGAACCTCGAGGCCTCCCTCGATTACTTTCGCGGCGCCGATATTCTGATCTTTGATACGCAGTATACGTTCGAAGAGCAGCTGCAGAAGATCGACTGGGGCCATTCGTCGGCATCAATCGCCACCGATATTGCGATGAAGGCCGGCGTAAAAAAGCTTGTGCTCTTTCATCATGATCCCTCTTATACAGATGAAAAGCTCGACGAGGTTTATATGCGGGCGATCCGCTATAAAGAGATGATGGATATCGAGGGCGAGAGCAATCTCGAGATTCACATCGCCTACGAAGGCCTTGAGCTCATGGTCTGA